TAAACAGCTTGAAAGTGATGGTAAAGTGACTCGTCCTGCTCTTGGAATTCAAATGGTCAATCTGTCAAATGTTGGAGCTAGTGATCTTAGAAAACTTAACATTCCAAGTGGCCTCACTTCAGGTGTAGTTGTTCGATCTGTTCAAAACAATATGCCAGCAAATGGACATCTTCAAAAATACGATGTCATTACCAAAGTTGACGATAAAGAGATTGCTTCATCAACAGACCTACAACACGCTCTTTACAATCATGCTATTGGAGATACTATCAAAGTAACCTACTACCGTAATGGTAAGGAGGAAACAACCTCAATTAAACTAGATAAGAATTCTAGTGATTTAGAGTCTTAATTGACATCAGTGTAAAGAAAACTTTACAGAAAGTAAAAGATATGTTAGTGTAGAATCATGGAAAAATTTGAAATGATTTCTATCTCTGAAATACAAAAGAATCCTTACCAACCTCGGAAAGAATTTGATGCAGATAAACTAAAGGAATTAGCTCAGTCAATCAAAGAAAATGGGCTTATCCAACCAATCATCGTTCGTCAATCTCCTGTAATTGGTTATGAAATCCTTGCAGGAGAGAGACGATATCGAGCTTCTCTCTTGGCTGGTCTGACCTCTATTCCAGCCGTTGTAAAGCACCTCTCAGATCAGGAAATGATGATCCAGTCAATCATTGAGAATTTGCAGAGAGAAAATTTAAATCCTGTTGAAGAAGCACGCGCCTACGAATCTTTAGTAGAAAAAGGATTTACTCACACTGAGATAGCAGATAAAATGGGGAAATCTCGTCCTTATATCACTAATTTTATTCGTTTGCTTTCCCTACCAGAATATATCTTAACTGAAGTAGAAAATGGAAAAATTTCTCAAGCGCATGCACGTTCACTAGTTGGTTTGGATAAGAAGCAGCAAGACTATTTCTTTCAACTAATTAAAAATGAAGACATCTCTGTGAGAAAACTAGAAGCACTTCTTACAGAGAAAAAACAAAAGAAGCAAAAAAAAAGTGATTCTTTCATCAAAGACGAAGAAGATAAATTAAAAAAACTACTCGGTTTAAGTGTAGAAATTAAACTTTCAAAAAAAGATACTGGAAAGATTATTATCTCCTTTTCAAGTCAAGAAGAATACGATAGAATTA
The sequence above is a segment of the Streptococcus oralis ATCC 35037 genome. Coding sequences within it:
- a CDS encoding ParB/RepB/Spo0J family partition protein, with translation MEKFEMISISEIQKNPYQPRKEFDADKLKELAQSIKENGLIQPIIVRQSPVIGYEILAGERRYRASLLAGLTSIPAVVKHLSDQEMMIQSIIENLQRENLNPVEEARAYESLVEKGFTHTEIADKMGKSRPYITNFIRLLSLPEYILTEVENGKISQAHARSLVGLDKKQQDYFFQLIKNEDISVRKLEALLTEKKQKKQKKSDSFIKDEEDKLKKLLGLSVEIKLSKKDTGKIIISFSSQEEYDRIINSLK